The proteins below come from a single Bombyx mori chromosome 7, ASM3026992v2 genomic window:
- the LOC101744161 gene encoding uncharacterized protein LOC101744161 isoform X1, whose product MVSARSLAPLCALVLLATATPLPRSRRQLADDDALQPLQEVGDEQLREKRKLEGITQAKFGVKNAVLGFVFGKINSLIDAKTKFVANLDRQNIELNKQYGIEAPSSGGLGSLAGVVGQVIGPKLQLLGPKIQAVSGLLGGASGGSAGGSGSGGGGLGSILSLVTSLSGSSSGGGGGGTVETIDSSEEDDS is encoded by the exons ATGGTGTCCGCACGCTCGCTCGCCCCGCTCTGCGCACTCGTGCTGCTGGCGACCGCCACCCCCCTCCCCCGCAGCCGCCGCCAGCTCGCCGACGACGACGCGCTGCAGCCGCTACAG GAGGTGGGCGACGAACAGCTCCGGGAGAAGCGCAAGCTCGAGGGCATCACTCAGGCAAAGTTCGGCGTCAAGAACGCAGTGCTCGGGTTCGTCTTCGGG AAAATCAACTCGTTGATCGACGCGAAGACTAAGTTCGTAGCGAACCTGGACCGGCAGAACATCGAGCTCAACAAGCAGTACGGCATCGAGGCGCCGTCGAGCGGCGGCCTGGGCTCGCTCGCGGGCGTCGTGGGGCAGGTCATCGGACCCAAGTTGCAGCTGCTCGGGCCCAAGATCCAGGCGGTGTCGGGTCTGCTGGGCGGGGCCTCGGGGGGCTCTGCTGGCGGCTCTGGCTCAGGTGGGGGCGGACTCGGCTCCATCCTCTCGCTGGTCACGTCGCTGTCCGGCTCTTCCTCGGGCGGAGGAGGAGGCGGCACCGTAGAGACTATCGATTCCTCCGAAGAGGATGACTCGTGA